The Benincasa hispida cultivar B227 chromosome 11, ASM972705v1, whole genome shotgun sequence genome has a segment encoding these proteins:
- the LOC120091316 gene encoding phenylalanine--tRNA ligase alpha subunit, cytoplasmic, whose translation MAEEAILSYLEKNVEISDSGRFADEFGLDHNEVVNVIKSLNGFRYVDAEDIKMEKWVLTNEGETYTAAGSPEVQLFLAIPPEGIPREELQKKLGPSIFKIGCAQAAKNKWVEMGKQMISRKVQHVDDKVKNSLLRIKNGKEVYEEDVKGLKARKLIVSQTWKGYSVKKGPNYAPRRKKVATDLTRENLQRGDWRELEFKEYNFNAKGQPVLGGHLHPLLKVRQQIKNIFRQMGFEEMPTNNYVESSFWNFDALFQPQQHPARDAHDTFFLKDPSTTRELPEDYVDRVKQVHETGGYGSKGYGYNWKREEANKNLLRTHTTAVTSRMLYMLAQKPFAPKKYFSIDRVFRNEAVDRTHLAEFHQIEGLICDRDRTLGDLIGVLYDFFSRLGMSKLRFKPAYNPYTEPSMEIFSYHEGFKKWVEVGNSGMFRPEMLLPMGFPEDARIIAWGLSLERPTMILYGVDNIRDLFGHKVDLGLVKKNPMCRLGIDARGEQTEETSI comes from the exons ATGGCGGAGGAAGCAATTCTCAGTTACCTCGAGAAGAACGTCGAAATCTCCGATTCAGGCAGATTCGCCGACGAGTTTGGACTCGATCACAATGAGGTCGTCAACGTTATCAAGAGTCTCAACGGCTTCAGATACGTCGATGCTGAA GACATTAAGATGGAGAAATGGGTTCTAACTAATGAAGGCGAGACATATACTGCCGCAGGATCGCCTGAGGTGCAGCTATTCCTGGCAATTCCACCCGAGGGAATTCCAAGGGAAGAACTACAG AAAAAGCTGGGTCCatctattttcaaaattggCTGTGCTCAGGCAGCAAAGAACAAATGGGTTGAAATGGGGAAGCAAATGATATCCCGAAAG GTTCAACATGTCGACGATAAGGTGAAAAACTCACTTCTGCGGATAAAAAATGGAAAG GAAGTTTATGAGGAAGACGTGAAGGGTCTCAAAGCAAGAAAGCTGATTGTATCACA AACGTGGAAAGGCTATTCAGTGAAGAAGGGTCCTAATTATGCTCCAAGAAGGAAAAAGGTTGCTACAGATTTGACACGAGAAAATCTTCAAAG GGGAGACTGGAGAGAACTAGAATTCAAAGAGTATAACTTTAATGCCAAAGGTCAGCCCGTTTTGGGTGGTCATCTTCATCCATTGCTCAAG GTCCGGcagcaaataaaaaatatttttcgtCAAATGGG GTTTGAAGAGATGCCTACCAATAACTATGTTGAGAGCAG CTTCTGGAACTTTGATGCATTATTCCAACCACAACAACACCCTGCCCGTGATGCACACGATACTTTCTTCTTGAAAG ATCCTTCCACCACAAGGGAACTTCCGGAAGATTACGTGGATCGGGTGAAGCAGGTCCATGAGACTGGTGGTTATGGATCCAAAGG ATATGGTTATAATTGGAAAAGAGAGGAAGCAAATAAGAACCTACTGCGAACTCATACAACTGCGGTAACCTCCAGGATGTTATATATGCTTGCACAG AAACCATTTGCTCCCAAAAAATATTTCTCCATAGACCGTGTTTTCCGAAATGAAGCAGTTGATCGAACCCATCTTGCGGAATTTCACCAGATAGAAG GGTTGATATGTGATCGAGATCGTACTCTTGGAGACTTGATTGGAGTGTTGTATGATTTCTTCTCTCGTCTAG GCATGTCCAAACTACGCTTCAAGCCTGCTTATAACCCGTATACTGAACCCAGCATGGAGATTTTCAG TTATCATGAAGGCTTTAAGAAATGGGTAGAAGTTGGAAATTCAGGAATGTTCAGACCCGAAATGCTGCTTCCTATGGGATTTCCAGAGGATGCCCGTATTATTGCCTGGGGTCTTTCGCTCGAGAG ACCAACCATGATCTTGTACGGTGTTGACAACATTCGGGATCTCTTCGGCCACAAG GTGGATCTTGGTCTAGTGAAGAAAAATCCAATGTGCCGCCTTGGAATCGATGCCCGGGGCGAACAAACTGAAGAAacatcaatttga